Genomic DNA from Halobaculum sp. MBLA0147:
CGCCGCCCCCAAACGCTATTCCCGTCGTCCACCTACCGGGTGGTATGTACGTCCGTGACGCACGCAACCGAGACGAGGTGTGGTTGCTCGACCGGATGGAGGAGTTGGGGCTCTCGGAGACCTCCTTCCGCTCGCGCGACTACGTGATCGCCGTCGACCAGGAGACGGACGAGCGTGCGGGGTTCGGTCGGGTTCGGGTCCACAAGACCGCGGACGGCGACGAGGTGTGTGAACTCACCAGCATCGGCGTGCTCCCGGCGTGGCGCGGCCAGGGCGTCGGCGCACACGTCGTCGAGCGGTTGGTCCAGACCGCCGGCGACGACGGGTTCGACGACGTGTACTCGTTCACGGACCGCGGGGAGTACCTCGCACAGTTCGGCTTCGAGCCCGTCCCGGAGGAGGAGCTCCCGCCGGTGTTGGCCGACCGCCTGGCGACCGTGCGTGCGGAGGCCGACGAGGAGTCGTCCGTGGTCGAGGATCCGGACGGCGTCGTCGCACTCGCGGTGCCGACGGACGGCTTCAAGATGCCCGCAGAGTTCCGCGAGCGGTTCAAGACCGCCAGTCCCACGGGAGACACGGACGGCGACGGCGGGCAAGACGCCGCGGAGATGGCCGAGGAGTTCGGAATCGACCCCGACGACGCGACGTACAAGTACGACACCGGGAGTTGAGGGCGACACGCCGCGAGTCACTCGGTGGCGGGCGTCCCCGTCACTCGGTGGCGGGCGTCCCCGTCACTCGTCGTCGGGCGTCCCCGTCACTCGGCGTCGTCCGCCTCCGTCAGTCGTCGTCGTCGGGGTCCTCTGGCGTCCCGTCGCCGGACACCTCCGGCCCCGGACCGCGGTGGCCGGAGACGACCGCGTTGAGTGACGCGCCGACGAGCACCAGCAGCGCGGCGGCGTAGAACCACGTCACGAGCAACAGGACGCCGCCGAGTGCCCCCGCAGCGGAGTCACTGGCGACGGTGGCGGCGTACACCGCGACGGCGACCTGCAGGACGGTCCACCCACCCGCGGCGAGCACCGCACCGGGGAGCACGTGTCGGAGTCGCAACGACGTGTCCGGAAACACGTAGTACGTCGGGAGGAAGACGAGCGTCAGCGTCGCGACGAGCACGAACGGCCCGAACACACGTGCCGGAACCCCGCCGAGCCCGGTGAACACGCCACCGACGGCGACCGTCGCGACGAACGCCACGCCGGTCGACCCCAAGACGACGGCCGCGTCCCGGACCCCGTCGAGGAACGACCCGCTCCCAGTCGTCCCGTACACGCGCGAGAACGCGGTGTCGACACCCCGAAACAGCTTCAGTGCTCCCCAGGTCAAGACGACAGCCCCGGCAACCGTCACACCGCCGCGTCCCGACGGATCTCCGACCGCTCCGCCGACGACGTTCTGGCCGGCCGGCGAGAGGAACGCCCCGACGCGTCTCACCACGGCGGCCGCGAGCGCCCCGTCGGCGACGACGGAGACGAGGAGGAACACGAACAGCGTCAACGGCACGACGGACACCAGCGCGTAGTAGGCCAACGCCGCCGCGAGGAAGGTCGCCTCCGTCTCTCTGACCGCCCGCACCGTCCCGCGTGCGACGGCGACGGCGCCGTCGACGGTTCGACGCCACCCGGCGGTCGTCGACCCACTCGGCCGCTCGACGCGCCCGTCGTCGGTCGTCACCGTCCCGGACTCACATGTCCGTCCACGCGCCGACCGCGCGACCCACCGAGGAGACCTGCGCGATCCAGCGCGCAGCGACGAACTTCTTCAGGAACACCGCACCGGGGCCGCCGAACGTCTGGATCGGCATCCCGACCACGTCGTGGGCGACTGCCTTCTCCCCCACGGAGATGAGCGTCCCCTTGTCCTCGTGGGTCCACGACTTCAGCGGTGCCCCGCGGACCTTCCGAGCGAGGTTCTCGCCGGCGACCTCGGCGGCCTGCCAGGCGGCCTGCGCCGTCGGCGGTGCCACGTCCTCCTCGCCCTGCTCGACGAGAGCGGTGTCGCCCATCGCGAACACGCGGTCGTCGCTCGTCTGGAACGTCGCGTCCGCGTGGACGCGCTTCGACCGCTCGTCTTTGTCCACGTCCGCCTCGGCGAACTCGTCGCGCCCCGTGATCCCGCCAGTCCAGATCAACACGTCGTAGGCCATCTCCGCGGGGGCCTCGTCCTCGCCGCCGCCGACGTACACCGTCTCGTCGTCGACCTCGGAGATGAACTCCCCCGTCTCGATGGCCACGTCCTGCTGGTCGAGGTACTTCCGGAGTTTCCCCTGTACCTCGGGGTCGTTGCCCGGGAAGATCTCGTCGAGCCCCTCCACGAGCGTCACGTTCAGGTGCGCGTCGTGGTCGTCGCGGTACTCTGCGATCTCGCCGGCCGTCTGGATCCCCGAGAGGCCGGCACCGCCGACGATCACCTCGGCGGGGTCCTCGGCCGTCGCTGCGTCGGCCGCGTCGGACACCTGCCGGTTGATCTCGCGGGCGTCCTCGAGACTCTTCAGGGTGAGCGAGTGCTCCTCCAGCCCGTCGATGCCGTAGAACGCCGTGCGCGTCCCGACGGCGAGCAGACAGTAGTCGTACGACACCGTCTCCCCGTCGTCCAGCTCCAGTTCGCGTTCGTCGGCGTCCAACTCTGTCACGCGTCCCTGCCGGAACGTGGTGCGTGGCTCCTTGATCTCCTCGACGGGGATCGTCACCTTCGACTCCACCGTCGGGTCGCGGACACACCGGTGTGCCTCGTGGAGCACGAGGTGGTAGTCCACGTCCGAGATCCACGTCAAGTTCGCCTCGCCCGGTTCGACCGCGTCTTCGAACGCCTTCACCGCGCCGGCCCCGGCGTACCCCGAGCCGACCACGACGACGTCGTCTGTCATAGGTGCCACTACCGGTACCCTCCGTAAATCGGTGTTGGAACGTCGCGCCCCGTCCCGTCCGTTCTGGGGGACGAGACGATTCCCACTCGTCAGTACCCGGCTCCGTCACGACGACTGCGGCCTCGTCGTCGACAGTCGGACTCGTGCACCCGTACCGTCCGTGACTGGCGCTACGAAGTGGAACCTGTCGGGATCGACGAGAGCATCAATCGGAGGCGGAACGGAACGGGAGCTACCCCACGGCGGTGTCGGTCAGGCGACGATCTCCGATACGTCGGTGTGGCGGTACCGCTCTTTCTCCGACGGGTCGATCCCGAGTAGCTCGAGCGACCGGTCGGCGAGTGTCGATCCCGTCTCGTCCCCGAACTGGTCGACGATCTCCTCGAAGTCGTCCGTCTCGAACTCTGGCTCTACGTTCACCTCGCCGTTCCGCTCGATCACCTTGCCACGGCGACCGTCGACGTACTCGTCGGACTCCGACACGACGCCGTCCGACTTCAGTTCGTCGAAGGCGTCCATCACGTCACCGCTGAACGGGCCGTAGTCGTAGATGTGGAAGTCGTCGAAGACACCGAACCGTGGCTCGGAGACCAGACGCCGCGTCGCCGGATCGAAGTGTTCGAGCATGAACACCAACTTCATGAACTTCGTCCGGCCAGACACCTCGCCGTCACACGCAGCCAGCAGTGTGTCGAGGAACGACTGCTGCCGCTCGGTGGCGCGTGGGCCGAGGTCGAAGTCGTAGTGGTCGGTGTTCGTCGTCACAGTGGTCCATCGACTCTCGTGAGGTAAGAAGTTTGTCGTTGTTACGGTACAAATTCATCCACGATGCTCACCGCCCGTCGAAGTGGAAGTTCTTTCGTATCTTCTTCCACGTCCAGTGGTGCGGCTACGATTCGAGTGTGCATCGAGTCGTCGTGCCACTCATCGAGTTCTTTACAAAATCCGTGATACCCGGTCGTGAGGAGCTCTGCGCGCCAGGCGTCGACCGACAGAAGTGGGAACACGAACAGTAGAATCGACGGATGCCTCGGATCGTACCGTTGCCACTCTTTGTCGGCGAATCCCTTGGCGTACGCCCGCATGTTTGTCGCCGAGACGATTCGTTTGACTTCGACATTGCAGGAGTGGACTTCGTGGTGAGAGATACTGATATCGGGTTCTGAGTCGTTGTTGTTGCTCTCTACCTTACAGTGAACACCGTCGAGTGTCTCTTGGAGGTACCACGCTAGAAACTCGACCGCGTACTCGTCGCCTTCCAGCAGTGTGTTGTTGAGTAAGTCTCGTGGACCGTCGTAGCCGAGTCGGTCCTGCATACTCTCTACCGACTCGTTGCGGACCTCACCCAGTCGCTTGAGCGTCGGCTTGACGACAGTGTCGTCGATCTCGCTTCCGGACCACTCGAACCCCTGTGCCCACAGTTGCTCGCTACTCAGACAACACGGCGCGAACAGGCGTTCCTGCACGAGGGGTTCGAGGTCGACGAACGTCGCACGTCCGATCAGATCCGCCACGAGGTTGCATATGCTCGACAGACAATTATCTATTTCGGAACTGCGGGAATGTGGTGGCGTCCGACCGAGTGGTCAGACGGGCGTCACTTGTGCTTGTCGAGGAACAGGTCGGCGGACCGCTCCCACTCGTAGTCGTCGTCGAAGTACCGCTCGGCCAGCGGCTCCTCGGGGAGTTCGCCGATGTTCTGCTTCTCCTGCTGGTAGGAGGGGCGCTCCTCGTCGCGGTAGTAGACGCCGGTGAGCACCTCGCCCTCGTACAGCTTCTCCTCCGTCTCGCGCATCATCTCCTGGGCCTCGGCCCGGTCCGTCGGGTCGAACTCGAACTCGTCGTCCTCGTTGACGTCCTTGTACGGGACGTACTGCTTGGCGTCCTTGTTCCAGGTCGGACACTGTGTGAGGAAGTCGACGTGTGCGAACCCGTCGTGTTCCATCGCCTCCACCAGGATGTCACGCGCCTGGTTGGGGTTGACCGCCGCCGTGCGGGCGACGAAGGAGGCCCCGGAGGTCAGCGCCAACGAGAGCGGCCGGATCGGGTCCTTCGCGGACCCGGACGGCTGGGTCTTGGACTTGTGACCCTTCGGACTGGTCGGGGAGGTCTGCCCCTTCGTCAGCCCGAAGATCTCGTTGTTGAACACGATGTAGGTCATGTCGTGGTTCTCGCGGGCGGTGTGCATGAAGTGGTTGCCACCGATCCCGTAGCCGTCGCCGTCGCCGCCGGCGGCGACGACCTCCAGCTCGGGGTTGGTCAGCGCCGCCGCCCGGGCGACCGGCAGCGACCGGCCGTGGATGGTGTGGAACCCGTAGCTGTCGAAGTAGCTGTTGAGCTTCCCCGAACAGCCGATCCCCGTCACCATGAGGATCTCCTCGGGTGTGCGCCCGATCTCGGGCATCGCACCCTTCAGGGCCTTCAGCACGCCGAAGTCGCCACAGCCAGGACACCACGTCGGCTGCGGTTCGACCTGTGGCGTGTACTCGTCGCGGTCGATCTCGCGGTCGTCGTCGATTGCACTGAACGCGCTCATTGTGTGTCAGTCTCCCGCCGCCGGGACGAACTTGGTCTCGTGGCCGGGGAGCTCCCCGCCCTCGACGATGCTGGTCTCGAACCCCTCGACGATCTCCGCCGGCTCGAACGGGTTCCCGTTGTACTTCAACAACGAGTGGAGCTTCTCGCCGTACTGGCCGAGCTCCTTCTGCGTGAGCCCGCGGAACTGCGCGGAGGCGTTCATCTCGACGACCATCGCGTCCTCGACGGACGCGAGGAACTCGCTCACCTGCTCGACCGGGTACGGGGCGAGTTCGTTGACGGCCAACGCCTTCACGCTGTGACCCTGCTCGT
This window encodes:
- a CDS encoding thiamine pyrophosphate-dependent enzyme gives rise to the protein MSAFSAIDDDREIDRDEYTPQVEPQPTWCPGCGDFGVLKALKGAMPEIGRTPEEILMVTGIGCSGKLNSYFDSYGFHTIHGRSLPVARAAALTNPELEVVAAGGDGDGYGIGGNHFMHTARENHDMTYIVFNNEIFGLTKGQTSPTSPKGHKSKTQPSGSAKDPIRPLSLALTSGASFVARTAAVNPNQARDILVEAMEHDGFAHVDFLTQCPTWNKDAKQYVPYKDVNEDDEFEFDPTDRAEAQEMMRETEEKLYEGEVLTGVYYRDEERPSYQQEKQNIGELPEEPLAERYFDDDYEWERSADLFLDKHK
- a CDS encoding GNAT family N-acetyltransferase, with translation MYVRDARNRDEVWLLDRMEELGLSETSFRSRDYVIAVDQETDERAGFGRVRVHKTADGDEVCELTSIGVLPAWRGQGVGAHVVERLVQTAGDDGFDDVYSFTDRGEYLAQFGFEPVPEEELPPVLADRLATVRAEADEESSVVEDPDGVVALAVPTDGFKMPAEFRERFKTASPTGDTDGDGGQDAAEMAEEFGIDPDDATYKYDTGS
- a CDS encoding NAD(P)/FAD-dependent oxidoreductase, whose translation is MTDDVVVVGSGYAGAGAVKAFEDAVEPGEANLTWISDVDYHLVLHEAHRCVRDPTVESKVTIPVEEIKEPRTTFRQGRVTELDADERELELDDGETVSYDYCLLAVGTRTAFYGIDGLEEHSLTLKSLEDAREINRQVSDAADAATAEDPAEVIVGGAGLSGIQTAGEIAEYRDDHDAHLNVTLVEGLDEIFPGNDPEVQGKLRKYLDQQDVAIETGEFISEVDDETVYVGGGEDEAPAEMAYDVLIWTGGITGRDEFAEADVDKDERSKRVHADATFQTSDDRVFAMGDTALVEQGEEDVAPPTAQAAWQAAEVAGENLARKVRGAPLKSWTHEDKGTLISVGEKAVAHDVVGMPIQTFGGPGAVFLKKFVAARWIAQVSSVGRAVGAWTDM
- a CDS encoding YihY/virulence factor BrkB family protein translates to MTTDDGRVERPSGSTTAGWRRTVDGAVAVARGTVRAVRETEATFLAAALAYYALVSVVPLTLFVFLLVSVVADGALAAAVVRRVGAFLSPAGQNVVGGAVGDPSGRGGVTVAGAVVLTWGALKLFRGVDTAFSRVYGTTGSGSFLDGVRDAAVVLGSTGVAFVATVAVGGVFTGLGGVPARVFGPFVLVATLTLVFLPTYYVFPDTSLRLRHVLPGAVLAAGGWTVLQVAVAVYAATVASDSAAGALGGVLLLVTWFYAAALLVLVGASLNAVVSGHRGPGPEVSGDGTPEDPDDDD